The following are encoded together in the Citrus sinensis cultivar Valencia sweet orange chromosome 1, DVS_A1.0, whole genome shotgun sequence genome:
- the LOC102617956 gene encoding IQ domain-containing protein IQM1, producing the protein MGFSLSLLLSAWEEILKHRIFSLAYNISFDTKDGEVTVRVNSFKKTDGSSNDHYHDDDETIKSTKRTRSLKNYKPENVKLLENNFSFKNYVAVEDNNKEIMMGSNTLKHVPMPSLSLPEPAIMFSPRPVCELNAAAVKLQKVYKSYRTRRNLADCAVVVEELWWKALDFAALKRSSVSFFNIEKPETAVSRWARARTRAAKVGKGLSKDDKAQKLALQHWLEAIDPRHRYGHNLHMYYDIWFDSESTQPFFYWLDVGDGKEVNLEKCPRAVLQRQCITYLGPQERQVFEVVVENGKLLYRQSGIPVETTEGSKWIFVLSTTRALYVGPKKKGSFQHSSFLSGGATTAAGRLVAHNGILEAIWPYSGHYHPTEENFREFISFLEENHVDLTNVKRYAIDDDNPSFVAPPIEESKSKPAVGPALAKQSKDTIPTVNQAENDNIKEVNNPKVFDFDLAKRLSCKWTTGTGPRIGCVRDYPTNLQSKALEQVNLSPRPVTGPLVSYGPIPSPRPSPRVRLSPRLAYMGLPSPRTPIPAAN; encoded by the exons ATGGGCTTTTCGCTTTCATTGCTCTTATCGGCCTGGGAAGAGATTCTGAAACACAGGATTTTTAGTTTGGCATACAACATCAGTTTTGATACCAAAGATGGTGAGGTCACCGTAAGGGTAAATAGCTTCAAGAAAACAGATGGCTCCTCAAATGATCATTatcatgatgatgatgaaaccATCAAAAGTACTAAAAGAACAAGAAGCTTAAAGAATTACAAACcagaaaatgtaaaattgctagaaaataatttttcattcaagaATTATGTAGCTGTTGAAGAtaacaacaaagagattatgaTGGGTTCAAATACCTTGAAGCATGTGCCAATGCCTTCCCTTTCTCTTCCCGAACCGGCAATCATGTTCTCACCGAGACCGGTGTGCGAGCTTAATGCTGCTGCGGTTAAGCTTCAAAAGGTTTATAAGAGTTACCGAACTCGAAGAAACCTTGCAGATTGTGCTGTTGTTGTTGAGGAGCTCTG gTGGAAGGCATTGGATTTTGCTGCCCTGAAGCGAAGTTCAGTATCATTCTTCAATATTGAGAAACCGGAAACCGCAGTGTCACGGTGGGCCAGGGCTAGGACCAGAGCAGCCAAGGTCGGAAAGGGTTTAAGTAAAGATGATAAAGCTCAAAAACTCGCTTTACAACATTGGCTCGAGGCT ATTGATCCTCGACACCGTTATGGGCATAATCTACATATGTATTATGATATCTGGTTTGATAGTGAGAGCACGCAACCCTTCTTTTACTGGTTGGATGTTGGAGATGGAAAAGAAGTGAATCTTGAGAAATGCCCTAGGGCTGTTCTTCAGCGTCAATGCATTACATATCTTGGACCA CAAGAAAGACAAGTATTTGAAGTGGTGGTTGAAAATGGGAAGCTTTTATATCGGCAAAGTGGAATTCCTGTGGAAACAACTGAGGGTTCCAAATGGATATTTGTGCTCAGCACCACCAGGGCTTTGTATGTTGGCCCTAAAAAGAAAGGCTCCTTTCAGCACTCCAGTTTTCTATCCGGTGGCGCCACTACGGCTGCCGGAAGATTAGTTGCCCATAATGGTATTCTGGAg GCAATATGGCCATATAGTGGTCACTATCACCCAACAGAAGAGAACTTCCGGGAATTTATCAGCTTCCTTGAGGAAAACCATGTAGATCTCACCAATGTTAAG AGGTACGCCATCGATGACGACAATCCTTCATTTGTTGCACCACCCATTGaggaatcaaaatcaaagccCGCGGTGGGCCCTGCTTTAGCTAAACAATCAAAAGATACAATCCCAACTGTTAATCAAGCGGAAAATGATAACATCAAGGAGGTTAACAATCCGAAGGTGTTTGACTTTGACCTGGCTAAACGGTTGTCATGCAAGTGGACTACGGGTACTGGTCCACGAATCGGGTGTGTGCGGGACTATCCTACGAACTTACAGTCCAAGGCATTGGAACAAGTTAACCTATCACCTCGTCCTGTGACTGGGCCATTGGTCAGCTACGGCCCAATTCCTTCGCCGCGGCCTAGCCCAAGGGTCCGTCTCTCTCCAAGGCTTGCATATATGGGCCTCCCAAGCCCAAGGACTCCAATTCCTGCAGCTAACTAA
- the LOC102618236 gene encoding UDP-glycosyltransferase 72E1: MQSTKLKPHICLLASPGMGHLIPVVELGKRLVAHHDVQVTVFVVASHDDASNSNVHAVPNNNNLFNAVTLPLANISSLVNPDASLGEKILVLMHKSLPALRSAISAMKFRPTALIVDFFGTEAMDVADEFGLLKYMFIASNAWFLACFIHAPAIDKKLLTDEHFNLEKPMELPGCMPVRFQDSLELFLHPNEPIFDFISSIGMKMSLSDGILVNTWDDLEPKTLGSLRDDNLLGRVCKAPVYAIGPLVRSPDVASPSTKTSPSDSRVIILDWLNEQPSQSVIYVSFGSGGTLSAKQMTELAWSLELSQQRFIWVVRPPVENDVSGSYLTVVDNNSAGKLEDYLPHGFLTRTDKVGLVVPAWAPQAEILAHPSVGGFLSHCGWNSTVESIVNGVPMIAWPLHAEQKMNATMLTEEIGVAFRSKELPTESLVTRQEIEMLVRKIMVDKEGHSSIRVRAMELKYGAQKATSNSGSSYKSLSQVAKQCEKSLQELVTLGQGA; the protein is encoded by the coding sequence ATGCAAAgcacaaaattaaaacctCACATATGCCTACTTGCTAGCCCTGGTATGGGGCACCTTATCCCCGTCGTTGAGCTAGGCAAACGGCTAGTCGCTCACCATGATGTCCAAGTCACTGTGTTTGTTGTGGCAAGTCATGATGATGCCTCAAACTCAAATGTTCATGCCGtccctaataataataatctctttaacgCTGTCACACTCCCCTTAGCGAACATATCCAGCCTAGTAAACCCGGATGCTTCATTGGGAGAGAAAATACTTGTGTTGATGCACAAGTCCTTACCGGCACTCCGATCAGCCATCTCTGCAATGAAGTTCCGTCCAACGGCTTTGATTGTTGACTTTTTTGGCACTGAGGCCATGGATGTTGCGGACGAGTTCGGGTTGCTCAAGTACATGTTCATTGCTTCTAATGCATGGTTTCTTGCTTGCTTCATACATGCACCTGCAATTGATAAAAAGCTTTTAACAGATGAGCACTTTAACCTGGAAAAACCAATGGAATTACCTGGGTGTATGCCGGTTCGATTCCAGGACTCCTTGGAATTGTTTCTACACCCAAACGAGCCGATATTCGATTTCATTTCCAGTATAGGGATGAAGATGTCACTGTCCGATGGAATCTTGGTCAACACGTGGGATGATCTGGAGCCCAAAACACTTGGTTCCTTGAGAGACGATAACTTGTTGGGCCGTGTTTGTAAAGCACCTGTTTACGCTATTGGACCACTTGTGAGATCCCCGGATGTTGCTTCACCTTCAACAAAGACGTCGCCCTCTGACAGCCGAGTCATCATCCTGGATTGGCTAAACGAGCAGCCTAGTCAATCGGTGATTTATGTATCGTTTGGAAGTGGTGGGACGCTTTCAGCCAAACAAATGACGGAGCTTGCATGGAGCTTGGAACTCAGCCAGCAAAGGTTCATTTGGGTGGTACGCCCTCCCGTGGAAAATGACGTGTCCGGTTCGTATTTGACAGTAGTTGACAATAATTCTGCCGGCAAATTAGAAGATTATCTGCCACACGGGTTTTTGACTCGGACAGACAAGGTGGGACTAGTGGTCCCAGCGTGGGCCCCACAGGCGGAGATCTTAGCACATCCTTCAGTTGGGGGTTTTTTATCGCACTGCGGATGGAATTCGACCGTGGAGAGTATAGTGAACGGTGTGCCAATGATCGCGTGGCCTCTACACGCGGAGCAGAAAATGAATGCTACGATGTTGACGGAGGAGATCGGGGTGGCTTTCCGATCAAAGGAGTTGCCAACGGAGAGTTTAGTGACAAGGCAGGAGATTGAGATGCTGGTAAGGAAGATTATGGTGGACAAAGAAGGGCACTCATCGATAAGAGTTAGAGCTATGGAACTAAAATACGGTGCACAAAAGGCTACTAGCAACAGCGGTTCCTCTTATAAATCACTGTCACAAGTTGCCAAGCAATGCGAGAAAAGTTTGCAAGAACTAGTAACGCTGGGTCAAGGTGCATGA